In Palaemon carinicauda isolate YSFRI2023 chromosome 21, ASM3689809v2, whole genome shotgun sequence, the following proteins share a genomic window:
- the LOC137614863 gene encoding uncharacterized protein codes for MYGAPKIHKSGISLRPILSAIHTCSSDLSKHLVTKLAPLTVNEYTLKTTYEFLELIKYVVDANNFVMCSFDIESLFIYTSLRETLEIILEQLFLNREDIFEGFNEKQFKILLELATTISKFMFNDKLYEQVDGVAMGS; via the coding sequence atgtatggtgccccaaagattcacaaaagtggCATttctctgagaccaattctcagcgctattcaTACCTGCTCCTCcgacctgtccaaacatctagtaactaagctcgctcctctcacagtaaatgaatataccctgaaaactACTTATGAATTTTTAGAGTTGATAAAATATGTCGTAGATGCAAATAACTTTGTTATGTGCAGCTTTGACATAGAGAGTTTGTTCATATACACttctttaagagaaacattggagataattcttgaacaacttttccttAACcgagaggacattttcgaaggtttcaatgaaaaacaatttaaaatactattagaactagctaccactatatccaaattcatgtttaatgacaagttatatgagcaagtagatggagtagcaatgggatcgtgA